Proteins found in one Pectobacterium atrosepticum genomic segment:
- a CDS encoding UPF0261 family protein, with translation MGSEVGSVYIASTADTKGKEQIYVRDLIAATGLKTVMVDLSTHSRMSDITDISAETVASYHPQGASAVFCHDRGQAISAMAVAFEHFMLSRDDIAGVLGLGGSGGTALITPAMQALPIGMPKLMVSTMASGDISGYIGASDICMMYSVTDVAGLNRISRQVLGNAAHQIAGAVKFHIQEHHEDKPAIGLTMFGVTTPCIQEASKLLEAEFDCLVFHATGSGGKAMEKLVDSHLLTGVLDLTTTEVCDLLFDGVLACGPERFDAIAKTQVPYVVSCGALDMVNFGAPASVPEKYAHRLFYNHNAQVTLMRTTIDENIAMARWIGEKLNRCEGEVRFLIPEGGFSVLDAPDQAFWHPEARDAFIRTLESVVQQTARRQIIRLPFHINDPLFAHAAVDAFWALLK, from the coding sequence GTGGGAAGTGAAGTTGGCAGCGTTTATATTGCGAGTACAGCGGATACTAAAGGGAAAGAGCAGATTTATGTCCGCGATCTTATTGCCGCAACGGGCTTGAAAACGGTCATGGTCGATCTTTCAACGCACTCACGAATGTCGGATATAACAGATATCAGCGCAGAAACGGTGGCATCTTACCACCCACAGGGCGCATCGGCGGTATTTTGCCACGACAGAGGACAGGCAATTAGCGCTATGGCCGTTGCATTCGAGCATTTCATGCTGTCGCGCGATGATATTGCCGGGGTGCTTGGTCTTGGCGGTTCCGGCGGTACGGCGCTGATCACTCCCGCCATGCAGGCTCTACCGATTGGTATGCCCAAGCTGATGGTCTCGACGATGGCCTCCGGCGACATTTCCGGCTACATCGGTGCCAGCGATATCTGCATGATGTATTCCGTTACCGATGTGGCGGGTCTGAATCGTATTTCCCGTCAGGTTCTCGGCAACGCCGCCCACCAGATCGCCGGAGCCGTGAAGTTTCATATTCAGGAACATCATGAAGATAAGCCCGCGATTGGCCTGACGATGTTCGGTGTCACGACGCCCTGTATTCAGGAAGCCAGTAAATTGCTGGAAGCGGAGTTTGACTGTCTGGTCTTTCACGCGACGGGCAGCGGCGGCAAAGCGATGGAAAAGCTGGTGGACAGCCATTTGCTCACCGGTGTGCTCGATCTCACCACGACTGAAGTGTGCGATTTACTGTTTGATGGCGTACTGGCCTGTGGGCCGGAACGGTTTGATGCAATAGCCAAAACTCAGGTGCCTTACGTGGTGTCCTGTGGTGCGCTGGACATGGTGAATTTTGGTGCTCCCGCCAGCGTGCCGGAGAAATACGCGCATCGTCTGTTCTACAACCACAACGCACAGGTCACCCTGATGCGTACCACGATAGATGAAAATATCGCGATGGCGCGCTGGATTGGAGAGAAGCTTAACCGCTGTGAAGGCGAGGTGCGCTTCCTGATTCCGGAAGGTGGCTTCTCCGTACTGGATGCGCCGGATCAAGCATTCTGGCACCCAGAAGCGCGTGACGCGTTTATCAGGACACTGGAGAGCGTCGTCCAGCAAACGGCAAGACGACAGATTATTCGTCTGCCTTTCCATATTAACGATCCTTTATTTGCCCACGCGGCTGTCGATGCGTTCTGGGCGTTATTGAAGTAA
- a CDS encoding phosphoenolpyruvate hydrolase family protein has translation MMSGINRQELLAKFRAMIARREPIIGGGAGTGLSAKCEEAGGIDLIVIYNSGRYRMAGRGSLAGLLAYGNANEIVVDMAKEVLPVVKHTPVLAGVNGTDPFCQFDKFLDDLKALGFSGVQNFPTVGLIDGNFRANLEETGMGYALEVDMIRLAHEKDMLTTPYVFNAEDAVAMTKAGADIIVPHMGLTTGGNIGAETALNLADCVPLINHWADAAKAVRKDVIVLCHGGPISTPQDAQFIMDHCPQCDGFYGASSMERLPTEIALTATTQQFKKIKR, from the coding sequence ATGATGTCAGGCATAAACCGTCAGGAACTGCTGGCAAAATTCCGCGCAATGATCGCACGCCGTGAACCGATTATCGGTGGTGGTGCCGGAACGGGGCTTTCCGCAAAATGTGAAGAAGCGGGCGGCATCGACCTGATCGTGATCTACAACTCCGGGCGCTATCGCATGGCGGGGAGGGGGTCGCTGGCTGGCCTGTTGGCTTACGGCAACGCGAATGAGATCGTCGTGGATATGGCGAAAGAAGTGCTTCCTGTTGTGAAGCACACGCCAGTGTTGGCGGGAGTAAACGGTACCGATCCTTTCTGTCAGTTTGATAAGTTTCTGGATGACCTGAAAGCGTTGGGCTTCTCTGGCGTACAGAATTTCCCAACCGTCGGCCTGATTGACGGTAATTTCCGTGCCAATCTGGAAGAAACTGGTATGGGATATGCGCTGGAAGTAGACATGATTCGTCTGGCGCACGAAAAAGACATGCTGACCACGCCTTATGTGTTCAACGCAGAAGATGCGGTCGCGATGACGAAAGCGGGCGCGGATATTATTGTGCCGCACATGGGGTTAACGACTGGCGGTAACATTGGGGCAGAAACCGCGCTTAATCTGGCGGATTGTGTTCCATTGATTAACCACTGGGCGGATGCGGCGAAGGCCGTGCGTAAGGATGTGATTGTACTGTGTCACGGCGGACCGATTTCAACGCCGCAGGATGCACAGTTCATTATGGATCACTGCCCGCAGTGCGATGGTTTTTACGGTGCCAGCTCCATGGAGCGGTTGCCGACAGAAATAGCGTTAACGGCTACTACACAGCAATTCAAAAAAATTAAGCGTTAA
- a CDS encoding alpha/beta fold hydrolase — protein MTWRITIGLLMNLLLSFAVMADAGIGFQQITLADEANSRSLDVAVFYPTSSSQQTAIMGENVVFPGIAVSKSAVPESGEHPLVVVSHGYGGNWLNQLWLAQALVKQGYIVAAPNHPGTTTKDMRTENAQALWQRPNDISRVITALLATPEKTGRVDEKRIAALGHSLGGWTVLELAGGRFSTDQFERDCLTHVGLASCKAYEKMQIAKSASSRAQLDKSLADPRISAVVSLDMGLARGFTAESLAAINIPVLIFAAGYPSEELPADLESHDLARKLSPAHSAYKEIADATHFSFMQLCKPGAVEIINAENPGDGMICLDGGERSREQIHQEVEKDISDFLQAAWRKP, from the coding sequence ATGACATGGCGTATCACAATAGGATTACTGATGAATTTACTACTCAGCTTTGCTGTTATGGCGGATGCCGGTATTGGGTTTCAACAAATAACGCTGGCCGATGAGGCCAATAGTCGGTCGTTGGACGTCGCCGTATTTTATCCGACGTCGTCGTCACAACAGACGGCGATAATGGGTGAAAATGTTGTTTTTCCCGGTATCGCAGTGAGCAAAAGCGCTGTGCCTGAATCCGGTGAACATCCTTTGGTTGTGGTTTCACATGGTTACGGCGGGAATTGGCTAAATCAACTTTGGCTGGCGCAGGCGCTGGTTAAACAAGGTTATATCGTCGCCGCCCCCAATCATCCGGGAACGACTACCAAAGATATGCGAACGGAGAATGCTCAGGCGTTGTGGCAACGGCCTAATGACATCAGCCGAGTCATTACAGCATTACTTGCCACGCCAGAAAAGACAGGGCGAGTTGACGAGAAGCGGATTGCTGCTCTGGGTCACTCGCTAGGGGGATGGACGGTGCTTGAGCTTGCTGGTGGGCGTTTCAGCACGGATCAATTTGAGCGCGACTGTCTGACGCATGTCGGGCTAGCGTCCTGCAAAGCCTATGAAAAAATGCAGATCGCAAAAAGTGCCTCATCGCGTGCGCAGCTTGATAAGTCATTAGCTGATCCGCGGATCAGCGCAGTGGTATCGCTGGATATGGGACTGGCGCGAGGGTTTACCGCAGAGAGTCTGGCAGCAATAAACATTCCTGTATTGATCTTCGCGGCAGGGTATCCGAGTGAGGAACTGCCTGCCGACTTGGAATCTCACGATTTGGCGCGGAAGCTGTCACCTGCGCATTCAGCCTATAAGGAAATTGCTGACGCAACGCACTTTAGCTTTATGCAGCTTTGTAAGCCGGGTGCCGTTGAGATTATCAACGCTGAGAACCCAGGAGACGGCATGATTTGTCTCGACGGTGGTGAACGTTCGCGTGAGCAGATTCATCAGGAAGTGGAAAAGGATATCAGCGATTTTCTTCAGGCGGCGTGGCGGAAGCCGTAG
- a CDS encoding AraC family transcriptional regulator has translation MTTIPLPFITALLLVILFFRIQFLHMKSNINIHNNKTKRRNSKVEAIFIGVSCIALTLVALRWGSNMAFPAFIQPAIAASIPSLLWLCLFPYSKNAPDALPRRQQATFLHLLPPLFTLGAGVIQSRTTIPLIDITLVSVYFGYGVSLVYTARHPRTSSSMWKSAPFIAGSYVLISGAIDLVIALDIAFNNGSHAATIITVFHIVMLAILAMLIVTHSARSQTELIVTHDQKPEAPPATDDEHQLAKTLDDFIRTHALYTDPSMTLQRLSRRMGIPLRRLSETINRVHGRNFSQVINEYRIEEAKRLLSQTDARITDIMLESGFQTKSNFNREFLRLTGMSPSVWRSQYPLREQATASATPPEENR, from the coding sequence ATGACTACGATTCCCTTACCGTTCATCACTGCACTTCTGCTGGTTATTTTGTTTTTTCGTATCCAGTTTCTGCATATGAAAAGCAATATAAATATTCATAACAACAAAACAAAAAGACGTAATAGCAAAGTAGAGGCGATATTCATCGGGGTGAGCTGTATTGCCCTGACATTGGTGGCGTTGCGCTGGGGCAGCAATATGGCTTTCCCTGCGTTCATCCAGCCCGCGATTGCCGCGTCAATTCCGTCGCTGCTATGGCTTTGCCTTTTCCCCTACAGCAAGAACGCGCCAGATGCCTTACCCCGCAGACAGCAAGCGACCTTCCTTCATCTGTTACCGCCTTTATTCACCCTTGGTGCAGGCGTAATCCAAAGTAGAACGACTATTCCGCTCATCGATATCACGCTGGTGAGTGTTTACTTCGGTTATGGCGTCTCGCTGGTATACACCGCTCGCCATCCTCGAACGTCCTCCTCCATGTGGAAGAGCGCACCGTTTATCGCAGGATCGTATGTCCTTATCTCCGGCGCTATCGATCTAGTGATTGCACTGGATATCGCCTTCAACAACGGTAGCCACGCGGCAACCATCATTACCGTATTCCACATTGTCATGTTGGCGATCCTGGCCATGCTTATCGTCACGCATTCTGCACGCTCGCAGACTGAGCTTATCGTTACACATGACCAAAAGCCGGAAGCGCCACCCGCAACCGATGATGAACACCAACTAGCAAAAACGTTAGATGATTTCATTCGTACTCATGCGTTGTATACCGATCCGAGCATGACGCTTCAGCGCCTGAGCAGACGCATGGGAATCCCACTCAGACGCCTGTCCGAAACCATCAACCGCGTTCACGGCCGTAATTTCTCGCAGGTGATCAACGAATATCGAATCGAGGAGGCTAAGCGCCTCCTCAGCCAAACAGATGCACGCATCACGGATATCATGCTGGAGAGCGGGTTTCAGACTAAATCAAACTTCAACCGCGAGTTTTTGCGGCTAACGGGCATGAGCCCCAGCGTCTGGCGTAGTCAGTACCCACTTCGGGAACAGGCTACGGCTTCCGCCACGCCGCCTGAAGAAAATCGCTGA
- the mltC gene encoding membrane-bound lytic murein transglycosylase MltC, protein MKKMLALLVIAPLLVSCSGNKGNTDNEEFLKDTNAFDILMGQFANNIENIWGINEVLIAGPKDYVKYTDQYQTRSHINFDAGSITIETLSATNSVASLRQAIITTLLMGDDASNTDLYSDANDIQISREPLLYGQVLDNTGQAIRWEGRAASFADYLLQNRLQKRTSGLHVIWSVTIQLVPNHLDKRAHKYLPLVRKASERYGIEESLILAIMQTESSFNPYAVSRSDALGLMQVVQHSAGRDVFKMKGKWGQPSRSYLFDPEQNIDAGTAYLSILKNSYLAGIENPTSKRYAVITAYNGGAGSVLRVFSSDRDRAVGIINNMSPGDVYQTLTTKHPSGESRRYLNKVNTAQKNYRR, encoded by the coding sequence ATGAAGAAAATGTTAGCTCTGCTGGTGATTGCACCACTGCTGGTTTCCTGTTCGGGAAACAAAGGGAATACCGACAACGAAGAGTTTCTCAAAGATACCAACGCCTTCGATATTTTGATGGGGCAATTTGCCAACAACATCGAAAATATCTGGGGGATTAATGAGGTTCTGATCGCTGGTCCGAAAGACTACGTCAAATACACCGATCAATATCAGACGCGTAGCCACATCAACTTTGATGCCGGTTCGATCACTATCGAAACCCTTTCGGCGACCAACTCCGTCGCCAGCCTGCGTCAGGCGATTATCACTACCCTGTTGATGGGTGATGACGCGAGTAACACCGACCTGTATTCCGACGCTAACGATATTCAAATCAGCCGCGAACCGCTGCTGTATGGACAGGTGCTGGATAACACCGGACAAGCGATCCGCTGGGAAGGGCGTGCCGCCAGCTTCGCGGATTACCTGCTCCAAAACCGTCTGCAAAAACGTACTTCCGGCCTGCATGTTATCTGGTCGGTCACGATCCAGCTCGTCCCTAACCATCTGGACAAACGTGCACACAAATACCTGCCGCTGGTGCGCAAAGCCTCTGAACGTTACGGTATTGAAGAGTCGCTGATTTTGGCAATTATGCAGACAGAATCCAGCTTCAACCCTTACGCCGTCAGCCGTTCCGATGCGTTGGGTCTGATGCAGGTAGTGCAGCACAGCGCAGGGCGTGATGTCTTCAAGATGAAAGGGAAATGGGGGCAGCCAAGCCGCAGCTATCTGTTCGATCCAGAACAAAATATCGACGCGGGTACAGCCTATCTGTCGATTCTGAAGAACAGCTATCTAGCCGGTATTGAAAACCCGACGTCGAAACGCTACGCCGTCATCACCGCGTATAACGGTGGCGCAGGCAGCGTGTTGCGTGTCTTCTCCAGCGATCGGGATCGCGCCGTAGGCATTATTAACAACATGTCGCCGGGCGATGTCTACCAAACGCTGACGACGAAACACCCTTCTGGTGAATCACGTCGCTACCTGAACAAAGTGAACACGGCGCAGAAAAATTATCGCCGCTAA
- a CDS encoding oxidative damage protection protein, with protein sequence MSRTIFCTVLQRDAEGQDFQLYPGDLGKRIYNEISKEAWAQWQTKQTMLINEKKLSMMNVDDRKLLEQEMIKFLFEGKDVHIEGYTPPSH encoded by the coding sequence ATGAGCAGAACGATTTTTTGTACCGTTTTACAACGCGACGCTGAAGGGCAGGATTTCCAGCTCTACCCCGGCGATCTGGGCAAGCGCATCTATAACGAAATTTCTAAAGAAGCCTGGGCGCAGTGGCAAACCAAGCAAACTATGCTGATCAACGAGAAAAAACTCAGCATGATGAACGTTGACGACCGTAAGCTGCTGGAACAGGAAATGATCAAGTTCCTGTTTGAAGGGAAGGACGTTCACATCGAAGGCTATACGCCTCCGAGCCATTGA
- a CDS encoding adenine DNA glycosylase, translated as MMQAQQFAHQVLDWYQRYGRKTLPWQLEKTPYKVWLSEVMLQQTQVTTVIPYFQRFMERFPNVNTLAAAPLDEVLHLWTGLGYYARARNLHKAAQAIVSRHGGKFPTTFDEVAALPGIGRSTAGAVLSLSLGQHYPILDGNVKRVLARCYAVDGWPGKKEVEKKLWARSEDVTPAEGVSQFNQAMMDLGAMVCTRSRPKCELCPLSTGCVAYANHSWAQYPGKKPKQTLPEKTGWFLLMQQGSQVWLQQRPPVGLWGGLFCFPQFSERQELELWMQQRGLNPDGLQQLVAFRHTFSHFHLDIVPLWLNVSQTDRSQNRSCMDDGAGLWYNLAQPPSVGLATPVERLLRELAHPQSTLLNACAIDEEEA; from the coding sequence ATGATGCAAGCGCAACAGTTCGCCCATCAGGTGCTGGACTGGTATCAACGCTATGGCCGCAAAACCCTGCCGTGGCAGCTTGAGAAAACCCCCTATAAAGTATGGCTATCCGAAGTGATGTTGCAACAAACGCAGGTCACCACGGTTATCCCCTATTTCCAACGCTTTATGGAACGCTTTCCCAACGTCAACACACTGGCGGCAGCACCGCTGGATGAAGTCCTCCACTTGTGGACTGGGCTGGGCTACTACGCCCGTGCGCGCAATCTACACAAAGCGGCACAGGCCATCGTTTCACGTCATGGCGGCAAATTCCCCACTACCTTTGATGAAGTCGCCGCGTTACCGGGCATCGGGCGTTCCACCGCAGGCGCAGTTTTGTCGCTCTCTCTCGGCCAGCATTACCCGATTCTCGATGGCAACGTGAAGCGCGTGCTGGCACGCTGCTACGCCGTTGACGGCTGGCCGGGCAAGAAAGAGGTCGAAAAGAAGCTGTGGGCACGGAGTGAGGATGTGACACCCGCCGAAGGCGTCAGCCAGTTTAATCAGGCGATGATGGATCTCGGCGCGATGGTTTGCACCCGCAGCCGCCCCAAGTGCGAGCTGTGTCCGCTAAGCACGGGCTGCGTCGCCTACGCTAACCACAGTTGGGCACAATACCCCGGTAAGAAGCCGAAGCAAACGCTGCCGGAGAAAACCGGCTGGTTCCTGCTGATGCAACAAGGTTCTCAGGTCTGGCTACAACAGCGCCCTCCCGTGGGTCTGTGGGGCGGGTTATTTTGCTTCCCACAGTTCAGCGAACGTCAGGAATTGGAACTCTGGATGCAGCAACGTGGTCTGAATCCTGATGGATTGCAGCAGCTTGTCGCGTTCCGCCACACATTTAGCCATTTTCATCTGGATATCGTTCCACTCTGGTTGAACGTATCGCAGACCGATCGCTCACAAAACAGGTCCTGCATGGATGACGGTGCAGGTCTCTGGTATAACTTAGCGCAGCCGCCATCTGTCGGACTGGCCACCCCGGTAGAACGCCTGCTGAGGGAACTGGCTCACCCACAGTCAACACTTTTGAATGCCTGCGCAATTGATGAGGAAGAAGCATGA
- the trmB gene encoding tRNA (guanosine(46)-N7)-methyltransferase TrmB translates to MINNVISPEFDENGRPMRRIRSFVRRQGRLTNGQQLALDNYWPVMGVEYQTEPVDFNALFGREAPVVLEIGFGMGASLVTMAAQHPEQNFLGIEVHLPGVGACLASAQDVEISNLRVMCHDALEVLVKMIPDSSLSMVQLFFPDPWHKVRHNKRRIVQVPFVELVQSKLKVGGVFHMATDWEPYARHMLKVMTYVAGYRNLSDNNEYVVRPESRPLTKFEARGQRLGHGVWDLMFERIK, encoded by the coding sequence ATGATTAACAACGTCATTTCACCGGAATTTGATGAAAACGGGCGCCCGATGCGCCGTATTCGCAGTTTTGTCCGCCGTCAGGGGCGTTTGACCAATGGGCAACAACTGGCGCTGGATAACTACTGGCCGGTGATGGGCGTGGAATATCAGACCGAGCCGGTGGATTTTAACGCGCTATTTGGGCGCGAGGCACCCGTGGTGCTGGAAATTGGTTTTGGGATGGGCGCATCGTTGGTAACGATGGCGGCACAGCATCCCGAGCAGAATTTCCTCGGTATCGAAGTTCATCTGCCGGGGGTGGGGGCATGTCTCGCTTCCGCACAAGATGTGGAAATCAGTAATCTGCGCGTGATGTGTCACGATGCGCTCGAAGTATTGGTGAAAATGATCCCCGATAGTTCACTGTCCATGGTTCAACTCTTCTTTCCCGACCCGTGGCATAAAGTCCGGCATAATAAACGCCGTATCGTGCAGGTGCCGTTCGTTGAGTTAGTGCAGAGTAAGTTGAAAGTTGGCGGTGTGTTCCATATGGCAACCGATTGGGAACCTTATGCGCGACACATGCTCAAAGTGATGACGTATGTCGCTGGATACCGTAATCTTTCCGATAATAATGAGTACGTTGTGCGGCCGGAGTCCCGTCCGCTGACGAAATTTGAAGCACGCGGCCAGCGTTTGGGGCATGGCGTGTGGGATCTGATGTTTGAGAGGATAAAATAA
- a CDS encoding DUF469 domain-containing protein, whose product MAQARSRRLRKKLHIDEFQELGFSVSFRFPEGTNVEDIDQLMDKFVDDVIEPQGLAFEGSGYLLWEGLVCLQKIGHCTEDHRQLVSRWLEEQKLTDVKVSNLFDIWWDLPENLL is encoded by the coding sequence ATGGCACAAGCTCGTAGCCGTCGTTTGCGTAAAAAACTTCACATTGATGAGTTTCAGGAATTAGGTTTTTCGGTCAGCTTCCGCTTTCCAGAAGGCACTAACGTGGAAGATATCGATCAACTGATGGATAAATTCGTCGACGACGTCATTGAACCACAAGGGCTGGCATTTGAAGGCAGTGGTTATTTGCTCTGGGAAGGTTTGGTCTGTCTGCAAAAAATTGGCCACTGCACCGAAGATCATCGCCAACTGGTTAGCCGCTGGTTGGAAGAGCAGAAACTGACGGACGTGAAAGTCAGCAATCTGTTCGATATCTGGTGGGATCTGCCAGAAAACCTGCTGTAA
- a CDS encoding DUF2884 family protein — protein MSRKMTLGLLMLLSWQAQAAYQCNVNPQDDIIISPQHVQVVGASGNLQLSPQGDIVRNGTPLTLNAEQRQKSKAYQADIRQQLPWIDQGAQQHLEKARVALDKVIVQELGSDSNVRNRLTTLDKQLKQQMNRIIEHRSDGLTFHHQAIKQVEQDGKQIVQQSMGGVLQDSLNEMGVKQMSSGGNPLQAMMGNLGGLQKAIQAEWNNQELEFQRFGNDVCGRVTSLEDQRKNLLQSLK, from the coding sequence ATGTCGCGTAAAATGACCTTGGGTTTGTTGATGTTGCTGTCCTGGCAAGCGCAGGCGGCTTACCAGTGCAACGTGAATCCGCAGGACGACATTATTATCAGTCCGCAGCACGTACAGGTCGTGGGTGCCAGCGGCAATTTACAGCTTTCTCCGCAGGGCGATATTGTCCGTAATGGTACGCCATTGACCCTTAACGCCGAACAGCGCCAAAAATCCAAAGCCTATCAGGCTGATATACGCCAGCAACTGCCGTGGATCGACCAGGGTGCGCAGCAGCATCTTGAAAAAGCGCGAGTCGCACTGGATAAAGTGATCGTGCAGGAGCTTGGCAGCGACAGCAATGTGCGCAATCGCCTGACTACGCTGGATAAACAGCTCAAACAGCAGATGAACCGTATTATCGAACACCGCAGTGATGGCCTGACGTTCCACCATCAGGCGATTAAGCAGGTTGAGCAAGATGGCAAGCAGATCGTGCAGCAAAGCATGGGCGGCGTCTTGCAGGACAGCCTGAACGAGATGGGCGTAAAACAGATGTCCAGCGGCGGCAACCCGCTGCAGGCGATGATGGGCAACCTCGGCGGTTTGCAGAAGGCGATTCAGGCCGAGTGGAATAATCAGGAACTGGAGTTCCAACGCTTCGGCAATGACGTATGCGGTCGCGTCACGTCATTGGAAGACCAGCGCAAGAACCTGTTGCAGTCGCTGAAGTAG